CGTGCTCGGCGACGTCCTCGACCAGTGCCTTGATGGGCGCTATGCCGGTGCCGCCGCCCAGGCAGAGGAGGCCGCTGTCGGTGGTGTGGTCCACGGTCATGGACCCGGCGGGCGGGCCGAGCCGGATGATGTCACCGGGGCGGGCGCGGTGCACCAGGGCGTTGGAGACCCAGCCGGCCGGCACGGCCTTCACGTGGAACGAGAGCAGGCCGTCCGAGCGGGGCGCCGAGGCGAAGGAGTAGTGCCGCCAGACGCGCGGCCACCAGGGGGTCTCCAGGCTGGTGTACTGCCCGGCGAGGAAGGGGTACGGCTGGTCGGGCCGGACGGTGACGACCGCGACGTCCGGGGTGCGGAGATCGTGCGTGACGACCTCGGCGTACCACCAGGCCGGGGCCCGCAGTTCGTCCGCGGCCGCCGCGTCGATCATGATCTGGGAGATGGTGGTGTAGGTCCGGACCCAGGCCGCCTCCATCTCCTCGTTCCAGACACCGGCGGCGTACTTGCTCAGCGCGCCGATGAGGCATTCGCCGACGGCCGGGTAGTGCTCGGCCCGCGTTCCGTACTTCCGGTGGCCCCGGCCCAGGTTCTGCAGGTAGTCGACGAGGACATCGGTGTTGTCGATGTGCTCGGCAGCGGTGAGCAGCGCTCTGAGCAGCCGGTCCCGCTGGGTGTCCATCGCGGCCGGGAACAGCGGCCGCAGGTCGGGGTGGCGCACGAAGAGCAGGGCGTAGAAGTACGACGTGACCTTGTCGGCCACGGGCGCGATCTCGGCCATGGCCCGCCGGACGAGGACGGCGTCCGGGGACGCTCCCTCGGCCGGGCCGGAGGCGGCAGGCCCGGAAGCCGAGGCCGGCGCGGGCCGCTGGGCGGGAACACGAGGTTCGGCCGCGGTATTCGAGGGAGGAGCGGCGGTGGCAGCGAAGGGCTCCGGATCGGGGGCGAACGCCGTGGACGCGGGGCGCGGCGATGACGCCGCGGCGGCTCTCGAGCCCGCAGGAGAGGGGGTAGGCGGTGCGGCCACGGGGGTCGGCGTGGGTATCGCGTCCGGGGTCTCGCCCTCCTGCTCCGGCTCGGTGCTCGTGCTGCCGGCCGTCGAGTCGTACGGCGTGGATGTGCCGTCCGCCGGCGCTGCCGGGTCAGGGGCGGGCCTGCCCACCGGGCGTATCGCCGCCGGGCGACGCCCCTCTGCCGCACCGGGCTCGCTGCCCGGCGTCGGCTTCTTGCGGGGCGTGAACCAGCCGCCCCCGCCGCCAGAAGTGCCGTTGTCGGCCGACGTGGTGGTCGGAGCGTCCATGGTGTGCCTCGCCTCGAGCATCTTTCGGTCGGTCTGCGCACTTCCCCGGTCGGAAGGTGCCTGCTTTCCCCCGTGGACGGACTGCGTTCCCGTCCTGTGTCGTGGCCAATGCCGCCACATTTAACCCGTATTTCGGCTGCGTACGGACAAGTAGGGGAGAGTGTGACATTGACCGCAGTACTCTCACCGAGCTTCCCACTCGCCCGGACGGCTCAGTCGCATAACCGGAAACGCGGGTCTTCGATCTCTCCGTCCCGTAGGCTGCCTTGCCCTGCACTCGGCCCGCTCGGGCGGGTCACCTCACCCCTGACGCGAACCGGAGTCGACCCTACCGGCCACCGCCGCGCACACAAGTCCCCCCTTCCCTCGTCACGAATGCGGGCACGACGCGCATCGTCAGTTCCGTCAACTACTGGACAAGACCCGCTGGTTCCTCGTCTCGTTCGGACATCGGCTGTTCTTACGTGTTTCACGTGAAACAACCAGCACCTGTCCACGTGCTGTGCGGGCGGCGACAACTGGCCAAAAGCTCGTATGTCTCCGCCGAAACAGGTGGACGGCAGGGGTCCCTGTCGGACAGCCTGACCTGCGTGTCGACTCCTTCCCTTGCCTCTCTGCCCATCCGCCGTCTGACGCTCCGCGATCTCGCCGCCTGCGCCGACTTGTCCGAGGACCGGGGGTGGCCACGGGAGGAGCACAAGTGGGGCTTCCTCCTCACAGCCGGAAAGGGCTACGGCATCGACGACCCTGACGGCGGCCTCGTGAGCGCCTGCATCGTCACCGAGTACGGGCCTCAGGAGCACCCTGCCTTCGCGGCGATCGGCATGGTCCTCGTGGCGGAACGGCACGCTCGGCAGGGGGTCGGGCGCCGGCTGATGCGCCAGGTCGTCTCCGCGATGGGCGCCACACCGCTCACCCTGCACGCGACACCGAACGGCCGCCCCCTTTACGAGGAGCTCGGCTTCAAGGTCGTCGGTCGGGCCGAGATGGTGTCCGGCCGCTTCACTCCCGGCGGTCCGGAACCGAAGGTCGCCACCCGAGCCGCGACCGCCGAGGACCTCTCCGCGATCCTCCGGCTCGATGAGCAGGCGTTCGGAACCGACCGCACGCACATCATCACCCGGCTGCCCGCCTTCGCCGACCAGTTGCGCGTGGCGGAGGAGCGCGGGCGGATCGTCGGGTACGCGGCCGCCTGGCCCAACATGGAGACCCACGTGGTGGGTCCGCTCATCGCACGTGACACGTCGGTGGCCCAGGCACTCATCGCCTCCCTCGCCGCCCACACCGACCGCCCGCTGCGCACCGACATCGATGTGCGGCACGAGGAGCTGCTCGCGTGGGTGAACGAGCGCGGCCTGGCGCCCGTCGCCTTCAACTCGGTGATGGCGTACGGGATCACCGAGTTGCCCGGCGACTGGAGCCGGCGGTTCGCACCGGTGACGGTCGCGGCGGGCTGAAGGGCTCCGACACGACGACGCCGGCTCCCCAGAGGATGGGGAACCGGCGTCGTCTTACTGCAGCGGCCAGTTCAGGCGAGGGCCTCCACGGCGGCCGTGGCGAAGGCGTGGTCCTGCTCCGGGGCACCGCCGCCGACACCGATCGCGCCGATCAGCCGGCCGTCGCGGTGTACCGGTACACCGCCGGCGATGAACAGCAGCGGCCGGTCGAGCGCGGTGGGCAGGGTGTGGAAGAGGCCTCCCGGCTGCACGGCGTCGACGAGGTCAGCGGTGGGCGTGTCCAGCTGGAGCGCCGTGTAGGCCTTGCGGGTGCTGGTCTCGCCGGAGATCAGCACGGCTCGGTCGTCCCGCCGGAAGGCGAGCAGATGCCCGCCCGCGTCCAAGACCGTGACGCTGACGGTGACTCCTGCGGCCTCTGCTGCCCGACGGGCCGCGGTGACGAGGACATCGGCGTCCTGGGTGGTCAGCGGGGCGACTGCGGTGGTGGTGCTCATGGACATCTCCTGGATGACTTGCGGGGTGTGCGGACCTGGAGGCTGTGACTCCGGGGGCCCGGTTGGTCAGTGGTGGACGGCGGTGCGCTGCCCGGCGGGGGTGGAGCCCGCGACGACGGTGCTGGGCGCACCGGCGCGGCGCTCCAGAGCGGCGGAGAGGAGGGCCAGGAGCAGGGCTCCGGCGGCCAGGGCGGCACCGACCCAGTTGGGGGCGGTGTAACCGAGGCCCGCCGCGATCACGAGCCCGCCGAGCCAGGCGGACAGGGCGTTGCCGAGGTTGAAGGCGCCGATGTTCACGGCGGAGGCCAGGGTCGGGGCGCCGTGCGCCTGGTCGAGGACCCGCTTCTGGAGCGGCGGCACGCTGGCGAAGCCCAGGGCACCGACGAGCGCGATCGTCACGGCCGACAGGACCTTGTCGTGCGCGGTCAGCGTGAACAGGGCCAGCACGACGGCCAGGGCGCCCAGGGAGACGTACAGCATGGGCATCAGGGCGCGGTCGGCGAACTTGCCGCCGACGAGGTTGCCGCCGACCATGCCGAGGCCGAAGAGAACCAGCAGCCAGGTGACGGAGCCGTCGGCGAAACCGGCGACGTGGGTCATCATCGGCGCGATGTAGGTGATGGCCGCGAAGACGCCGCCGAAGCCGAGGACGGTCATCGCCATCGCGAGCAGCACCTGCACGTTCTTGAAGGCGGCCAGTTCATGCCGCAGGCGCACGCCCTCCGGCTTGGGCATGTCGGGGACGAGCCTGGCGATGCCGA
This genomic stretch from Streptomyces sp. Go-475 harbors:
- a CDS encoding MFS transporter — its product is MPLALLALAIGAFGIGTTEFVIMGLLPEVAGDYGVSIPTAGYLVTGYALGVMFGAPLMTVLGTKVPRKRMLMLLMGLFIAGNLLSALAPAFAVMLIGRIVASLAHGAFFGIGSVVAADLVAPDKKAGAIAMMFTGLTVANVVGVPLGTLVGQSVGWRVTFGIVAALGVVGLIGIARLVPDMPKPEGVRLRHELAAFKNVQVLLAMAMTVLGFGGVFAAITYIAPMMTHVAGFADGSVTWLLVLFGLGMVGGNLVGGKFADRALMPMLYVSLGALAVVLALFTLTAHDKVLSAVTIALVGALGFASVPPLQKRVLDQAHGAPTLASAVNIGAFNLGNALSAWLGGLVIAAGLGYTAPNWVGAALAAGALLLALLSAALERRAGAPSTVVAGSTPAGQRTAVHH
- a CDS encoding heme-binding protein, with product MSTTTAVAPLTTQDADVLVTAARRAAEAAGVTVSVTVLDAGGHLLAFRRDDRAVLISGETSTRKAYTALQLDTPTADLVDAVQPGGLFHTLPTALDRPLLFIAGGVPVHRDGRLIGAIGVGGGAPEQDHAFATAAVEALA
- a CDS encoding GNAT family N-acetyltransferase produces the protein MSTPSLASLPIRRLTLRDLAACADLSEDRGWPREEHKWGFLLTAGKGYGIDDPDGGLVSACIVTEYGPQEHPAFAAIGMVLVAERHARQGVGRRLMRQVVSAMGATPLTLHATPNGRPLYEELGFKVVGRAEMVSGRFTPGGPEPKVATRAATAEDLSAILRLDEQAFGTDRTHIITRLPAFADQLRVAEERGRIVGYAAAWPNMETHVVGPLIARDTSVAQALIASLAAHTDRPLRTDIDVRHEELLAWVNERGLAPVAFNSVMAYGITELPGDWSRRFAPVTVAAG
- a CDS encoding globin domain-containing protein encodes the protein MDAPTTTSADNGTSGGGGGWFTPRKKPTPGSEPGAAEGRRPAAIRPVGRPAPDPAAPADGTSTPYDSTAGSTSTEPEQEGETPDAIPTPTPVAAPPTPSPAGSRAAAASSPRPASTAFAPDPEPFAATAAPPSNTAAEPRVPAQRPAPASASGPAASGPAEGASPDAVLVRRAMAEIAPVADKVTSYFYALLFVRHPDLRPLFPAAMDTQRDRLLRALLTAAEHIDNTDVLVDYLQNLGRGHRKYGTRAEHYPAVGECLIGALSKYAAGVWNEEMEAAWVRTYTTISQIMIDAAAADELRAPAWWYAEVVTHDLRTPDVAVVTVRPDQPYPFLAGQYTSLETPWWPRVWRHYSFASAPRSDGLLSFHVKAVPAGWVSNALVHRARPGDIIRLGPPAGSMTVDHTTDSGLLCLGGGTGIAPIKALVEDVAEHGERRPVEVFYGARTDHDLYDIDTMLRLQQSHPWLSVRAIIDQQAHQQLPDAIRAYGPWNEYDAYLSGPPGMIRSGVDALRDIGIPSDRIRHDSVEELVAAGP